A window of Pseudomonadota bacterium contains these coding sequences:
- a CDS encoding tetratricopeptide repeat protein, whose product MNTTLRVGALVLCIAGALGSALPAAAARQGPGTFDRTPGFLKRAELALEEGRLDRAVGLILPRMGLLRRSTDKHLANSTLCSAQLRLENLQMAAEACAVAVQSEYATWSDLNNLGVYHYAMGDFDAALSWFEQAAAVDPKRKDVQTNIEAAMVAIQR is encoded by the coding sequence ATGAATACGACGTTACGCGTAGGCGCACTGGTCCTTTGCATCGCCGGCGCCCTGGGCAGTGCCCTGCCGGCGGCCGCAGCACGCCAGGGCCCCGGCACCTTCGATAGGACCCCCGGATTCTTGAAACGAGCCGAACTGGCCCTCGAAGAGGGTCGCCTGGACCGCGCGGTCGGGCTGATTTTGCCGCGTATGGGGCTGCTTCGCCGCTCCACTGACAAGCACTTAGCCAACAGCACGCTCTGCTCGGCCCAGCTGCGTTTGGAAAACCTGCAGATGGCCGCAGAGGCCTGCGCCGTGGCCGTCCAAAGCGAGTACGCCACCTGGAGCGACTTGAACAACCTCGGCGTGTACCACTACGCGATGGGCGACTTCGACGCCGCCCTCAGCTGGTTCGAGCAAGCCGCGGCGGTCGACCCGAAGCGAAAGGACGTGCAGACCAACATCGAGGCCGCGATGGTGGCGATCCAGCGCTGA
- a CDS encoding LysR family transcriptional regulator gives MNSKDVLQDWADIRLFLAVVDHGSLLAASEHLALSQPTVGRRLSAMERRLGLPLFVRTGRRMQLTDTGGAILENARRMEREMLAIERAVEVQSKGLAGEVVITATEGTGTEWLAPELYEFHQRYPEIVLNIHVDNRAIDLVRREADIALRLGEPKGPELIAKRLVTVGFGMYASKRYLDRSPPIQSLDDLQQHDFIGLYGGDGKAQLALGDHTPIDFPLRMVILTNSPSAQLSAAHAGFGVAVLSHRWVSMRGELVPVLPQITVQETDMWLVTHEELRHSARIRAVSDYLTERVLSSKEQFHGRGSV, from the coding sequence ATGAATAGCAAAGATGTGCTCCAGGACTGGGCAGACATTCGCCTTTTCCTCGCTGTCGTCGATCACGGCAGCCTCTTGGCCGCTTCCGAGCATCTCGCCCTTTCCCAGCCGACGGTGGGCCGCCGCCTGAGCGCGATGGAGCGACGGCTCGGCCTGCCCCTCTTTGTGCGCACGGGTCGGCGTATGCAGCTCACGGATACGGGCGGCGCCATCCTGGAGAACGCGCGGCGCATGGAGCGGGAGATGCTCGCCATCGAACGCGCCGTCGAGGTGCAGTCGAAGGGCTTGGCAGGGGAGGTCGTCATCACTGCCACCGAAGGCACCGGGACCGAGTGGCTGGCGCCGGAACTCTACGAGTTTCATCAGCGCTACCCGGAGATCGTGCTCAACATTCACGTGGACAATCGCGCGATCGACCTGGTGCGCCGAGAGGCGGATATCGCCCTTAGGCTAGGCGAACCGAAGGGGCCGGAGCTCATCGCCAAACGTCTGGTGACCGTCGGCTTCGGCATGTATGCGTCGAAGCGCTACCTCGACAGATCACCGCCCATACAGTCGCTTGACGATCTGCAACAACACGACTTCATCGGCCTGTACGGCGGCGACGGCAAGGCGCAGCTCGCCCTCGGTGACCACACGCCGATAGACTTTCCCCTGCGCATGGTAATTCTCACCAATAGCCCCTCGGCGCAGCTCTCCGCCGCCCACGCGGGCTTTGGCGTGGCGGTGCTCTCGCACCGCTGGGTGAGTATGCGCGGTGAGTTGGTGCCGGTGCTGCCGCAGATCACGGTGCAGGAGACGGACATGTGGCTGGTGACCCACGAGGAGCTGCGCCATAGCGCCCGGATTCGAGCCGTTTCCGACTACCTCACCGAGC